The Nicotiana tomentosiformis chromosome 2, ASM39032v3, whole genome shotgun sequence genome includes the window CATTAAGTAGAATCTTACGCATTCAAGAGGTTTGGGTCAAACCCAAAATATCAGTAAGTAGCTTGTTACCAGTAGAACTGCAAATAAGCAATAGAACTACTTACAGCAATAGTCGATACATAGCTAGTTACATAAGTTTGTCGAATCATAAAGTATGCTACACGTCAAGTGTATGGAATACGGAATACCCCTTTTGGCTCATGGCCAAATGAGATGAATATAATATTCTTAACATCATAGGTGAAACGTGAAACAGAATCGGTTAGAATCAATAGAGGGACAACCTCAATATCCTTGCAATTTACAGATAGATCAGAACAAAATATAGCTGGAGTTGTCCCTTCCTATTCAGAATCTTGAAACAAGGGCATGGGTACCCTAAGCAATTAGCTTTCTTGTAAATCAAAATGTATGTCTCATAACATATCCTGTATTTTTCTAATCTCCTCCGTAAATCAGGGGTCAAAACATCAAAAGATTCGTCGAAGTCCCAACAACAAATGGTTCCATCAACAACCTCGTCAAGAAGTAAAAGATAACCCCCAAGGCAATGGATATAGGGAGCGCTGGCAACGCGTGCCTACACACAGCTAACAGTATAAGTGTGCAACCTAACCCACTTATAATAGCAAGATAACAAGCATAAACAGTCATCAAATCATACATTGCAGCTCTACCCACCAACACACTATAGAAAACAAAGTCTCCTAAACCAAGCTTTATCCCCCTCCCTCTCTCCTCCTCTTCCTCCATTTccctctctctctccctccccATAACCCGACCCCGATTACTCTCATTACTACTTTCCCTTATCTCTTGATTCGCCACGTGCCCATCGCTTATCAATGGTGACGTCTCCCCCTCAATTTCAACCTCTCTAACACCACCAATCTCCCCATTTTCGCTCCCATTCTGAGCCACATTTTCGCCACTAGACATAACCCCAAGCTCAATTGAATCCCCATCTGAAAACCCAGCTAACAAAAGCCCTAAGTTAGGCCCTCTATTCCCTGATCTTGAACCCACATTGGGCCGGGCTTCATACACCAAAGCCGGCAACTCTTCATCCCTACTAGAAGCTAACTCCACCAATATCTTCAACGGCCCCCCGGGGGCTAAAACCGCAGCCAAATCATATAAAGCAAGTGCAACAAGCACAACCCAAGTAGTCCATTCAGGTAATTTAGTAAACCAAGCTGCAACAATAATCCCTAAAGCCACCATATACATTTGATTAAGCAAAATCGGAACCCCTTGTGAAAAGACCGAAATAACCCCAACAATGGTGAAATTAAAAAGCAGTAGTACAAAAGTAAACGAATCAATCGGGATATTGAAATGTTGAATTAGTGAAAGACAAATTGACCCACCCATTGAACCCAAAACGAAGAACGCCGAAAAACGGATGTAATATTTGAGGAAATTAGTGAAACGGTAGTAATAGAGGATTACGAGGAGAAATGTAACGAGAGTTATAAGGAGTACGAAGACGAGTGCATTAAGGAGAGCGCCTTCGAGTTTAGTAGAAGTGGTGTCGGTGGGTGATTCGAGGTATACTAGGTTAGCAGCTGTACGGAGGACTTGTTGATCGGAAGAGGAAATTGAGGAAAGAGAGTAGACGATGAGAACTACGAGGAACATGCAAATGGAGACCGGTGACATTACTCCGATGATTTCAGTTCCGATCGTTTCTAATATGCTGCCGCCGTCCATTTTTTGGGGTCGCCGGCCGGTGAAGGGTGAAAGGTAGAAAAATGTGTGGTGAAGTAGTTGCGGAGGAAAATGGTAAAGGGTAGAAAGGGAATGACGTTTTTGAGAAATTTTTTGTGCACTTctttttctaaatttgaaaatttggTCTCTTTGGATTGGAAAAGCTTTTAAGGAAAAAAGggagaattttcttttcattttctttatttAAGCATGTACCTAgttaaatttaatttaattaaacatgaAATTTGAAAATATCTTAAATTTTGGCCCTTTTTTGCTATTGCACAATCTTTCAACGTGTTTGGTTCTCTCATGAAAAATAGAATTGAGAGCAATTTGTATTGCAACCTTAGTGTCACAATAAAGGTCTCTAATTATTTTCATTTAATATTGATATAGGTTTTAGACACACTTAGGGAAACGTTTTGAAAAGCCACCCGGTAATTAAAATTGGTGTAATTACTATGGTAGTAATTACACAATATAGTAATTGCGACGATCTGTTTGTTTGTCATAacgtaattacaaatatattgtTTGGTTGTACAAGTGTAATTACACaattagattaaattttaaataaactaattatcataatttaaagattaatataataaatatatgcatataaattattttttataagtataaatgatattagatttggtatttaagatgcatatatttttcttgaatgtgcattaattattaataatatatttataactaatattgtaaaaataattgatatatattttctaaattaataattattattttaattaattataaaagctAAAAACATAGGTTTTGTAAGAACATTATGGAATGCATGTGTTgatcaaataaattaatttataaatataatatcataatattattcaaatatttgacaAAACTATTCTATTaattctaactaaaaaatgaACAACGTGCAATGTGAAATAATAAGCAAATactattaaaataaataaattaaaaccaTAAGTATTACACAATtgcaaaatccaaaaaaaaaatagtttaacaTATATCAAATTCCAACATAAAAAAAATTTCCCAATACAACTTAAGATTAGGAAACATACTGAGTTTCAATACAACTTAAGATTAGAAAACATAAAATATATGAGAAATTACATGGATTCACAAGAAGTAAAAGGTAGATAAATAAtatacaaagaaaaatatattttaaaattaaaaaaaataataaaaataaaaaaaaataatggaaataaaaagttataacgaaaaatgaattaaaataaacataaaaaggaaagaaattaaaatttaaccTTGTAATTACATAGCTAATTACCATCAATTCTGACCCTCCCTCCCCcctgagaattggagagtgtaattacacCTCTCCAATTACACTCAATTCCATGTTaaccaagtaattacttggccAAACAAATATGTCAAACTgtataattacacccaattacaCCCAAATCTAATTCCGAAGTGACTTTCCAAACAGGCTCTTAGTGAAATGTTTGGTGTATAAAAGatttttaataaataaagtgTGTAATAGAATTATCACAAGTTAAGAATGGATTATATTAAGCTGGTATGATATAATATATTATTAGTGTATTAAAATAGATAAAACAACACTCCACCATATTTTATACCATAAATCCTCCAACCAAACGAGTTCTTATATTTTTGCTATACATTGACAAAATATCATCAATGCAAGTCCCAAAAATGATTGTTTCTAAAGTGAACTTTAAACatattgtttaccctcaaaatcggataacaattaaatttgtaagtgattttaaggatacacagattaatttgatacaaaacgataaattggattaaaacaaacaaatagaaatacagtaaattcaaaccacgcggGAAAGATGTCTTCAGCCTTAGTGAACTATTTGCCCTCGATCCGGGCTCACAATAGTCAATATTGATGAATGAAAGAAAAGTCTAGAATAACAGTGAAATTAATAGTATATTATTTTGGAATGTGTGTTATAACGTGcttaatgaattatcagacctccatttatatagtagggaaatcctactctaagtataactctataaaaggtaaaaaaaatcttTAGTTTAATTGATTGCCGGTTCTACATCGATATgtgccgagatccacgccgtgatattcagctggtcacggatatcacggcctCTTGTTGGCCGTGCTTGATTGCCCAGCGACGCTCTCCAAAGTCCTCCAGGTTATAGGTCGATCTCGAATCATGACCCCGATATTATCGAGGGTCGATGGTTGGGCCCCCGTACTTTGACTCGATGATATCCTTTCTTCGATTCCGATCTTTGGCAATCATATCTCGAGCTCGTTTAACCTTGTTAGAGGCCAAGAGTGTATCATGAGTCCGATTTTTATTCGTACACAGATACTCCCATCGTTTCTCGGAAAGTAAGCtgatgagaaacgacatgagcgtCCTGATTCCTTCGTAGATACACCGCGACTTAAACGATAAAAAATTCGAAATGTCTCGTCAGTCATGTCATATATCATAATGGCATTAAATTCATGTCAACCGTCGGTCGGTTGTCCCTGCAGGCGAAGCATCACAACACCACTATAAATAACCTATCTtttgttcattttttactttacaTTAAACCGTTTACCCTCGTACCCTCAGGATTTCACTACTCTCTTTCAAATTCTAGCATTTTTACCTCCGGTATTCGATATTCCTTTGAAATCCTTACTCAACATCCACTCAATCCAGCACTTCTCAGTCTCCagttttcaacccttttccatctTCTTTAAGCTTTCTCTTAGaacaatggcaaaaacctcaaaatCTGTCCCCCAAAAGGTTACTTCTATCTCCCAAACGATTGTCGGAACCAATGAGACTACTTCTGAAGTGGTCGGCCTCGGGAGATCAGCTGTTAATTGGCCATCGACGAACCGGCTCCCGAACCTcccttgaagatgttcattccCGGAGTCTTTTCGATTACTGATGACTTAAAGGTAGAGAAACCCTCCTCGGTGCAGGGTCGGTGCGTGGAGGCATTGAGGTATATTTGCTCGATCACCGAAGACGATCTCAACTTAGTCCGAAAGGATTGTAACTAGGCTAAAAAGTACGTAGTGGTCCCCGACCCTGAGGAGGCCATTACTACTCAAGTTGAGGGATACCTAATTgtctacacttatccctttacgatGGGCCCGGTGGATCCGGTCATCATAAACTTCTGCAAGAGGTATGAGGTATgtctcggccaaattcacccttcactatggaggatcgtgatcctcctctgattttttataaataaaattgatTCGTGCACTTTCACCATCGATCATATGCTCTATTTATACGGTCCCCGAATTTTCcgagggggactgataaagcttgttCGTCGGGCCAGCAAAGTCCCATTTTCAAGCATCGACGAAGATCGGGATCACTCGTGCGTCCTAGAGACCAGCCCGAGGAGGACGACATCTTCATAGCCCATGTGCCATATGTCCCCGAGAAACGGGTGGCAGTCGAGGGGGAAATGATTGAAGTTGATCCCCCTCAAGTTTGCGAGGCTTATGCCGAGGTAAGGGCCGGGGATTTGCGAGATGCCGGTCCTTCCCCGCCCGACGTTATAGATACTTCGGGATCGCCTTCGTTCATGGAATCAATGTTTGATGAAGCCCAAACGACGAAGGAGCGATCCTATGAGAAGGCCCATGGAGCGGATGATCCCCTCCAAGGCTTTTTGACGGTATAGACTAATCCGTCCCGGGGGATTTTACCAGGTTGGGTGATTTAGAGGTACCAAGGAAAAGTCAACCTTTGGAGGCTAGTAGGTCGAGCTCGAGCCCGAAATTAACCAACCGGCTCCCTGCTCCAAGCATAGATCCTGGTCGAAAGCGGACCATCGTTATCACCATTCTGGAGGATGCTCGGATCCTTTCCATCCCCGTAGGGATAGCCAGTTACCTCCGGTGTTTGGTGACCGAAGACGACCAAGCCAAAATAAACAAGGTAGAGGCGATATGCCTTTTCAATAAAGCACAACATGCATTGAATCAGGTAATTCTTGATAATTTTTGATAATTCTTGATGATTCTAATATCTTTTATGATATTTGAACTAatttttgataattctaatatctTTTTTTCGTATACGCAGGCCTCAGTGCTTCACCACGAAACCTTCCTCCGGTATCGGGATGAGTTGAGCCAGCTCGAGGCCGAAGTGAAAGAGCTTGTTGAGAAAAGAGGTATGTATATTGTATAGGCTTCTCATCGAGCAACGTGAAGGAGAAGTCAAGAGCTTCTAAGCCGAGTTGGACGTGGATCAGAAGGAAGCCGACCTGTTGGAACAGGTAAAAatttttgaagttagtgatgatgagctaGACACAGTGTCTAACGGTTAGAATCCTCCGGCAGAAGATTGATTTGGTTGACTAGCTCCGGGCTGAGATGGATGAAGTCAAGGCCATGGCCGAGGAGTGAAAAGGAAAAATGGACCGATTGGATTCGGAAAAGAAGATTGCACGAGAGCAGTTGGCCTCGGCGGAGCCCAACTTCGATCGGCGAAGGAGAAGATTAAGATCCGGTCCCGAGAAATCGAAAACCTTCAGTCTTAACTTGGCTCAGTCATTGCCACCCGGTATACCCTTGTCAAGGAGCTCGAAGCAACCACGTCATAGGCGAAAATGACTAGGGCTGGCGCtaaagagatggtggcccagtacaaagTAGATGCTGAGGCAGCTCAGGAACACCTAAATGTCATAGTCGAATATATGAAGTGGCAGTCCCGGAGGGAGGCTCTCGAGAAGGTTCATGCCCGGGGGGTTCGATTTATCGGCTGAGCTTGAAAAGCTTAAGAGGCTCGAGGCTGAGGCCAAGAAGCTGGTGTACCCCGAGGATGAGGAAGATTTCAAGGGTTCGGGCAGATCCGAGGATGGGGAAGGCCCCGATGGCCCCGGTGATGAGGCGGGCTCCGGCGAAGATCAGGCTTCTTAGGTGCCTTGTAGATTTAATTTTTGGACTTTTGTATTTCATTGAGgttgtttggcctttgtaaatatttatgtatatatatataaggcttttttcCTTCGGTAAATTTCAGGCTTGtttctttttgctttttcttttatgattgcaaagatttcggatgccttagcacgtaataattaggtcatattcggaggttcgaacaatgTTCATTCTCAATTTTATTTTGCTTAAAAACTCGtgggggcttggtatgaccgAAAGCTTTCCCCGAAGTGTTtacttataattttttataattttgccgagggtagccttctaatcggtttagaaattttgaaggccttatattTTGGATACGGATCTCGGTCGTCTTCGAGTCGTTCTAGGATGaccgtagccttttaagttcgggtgttgcccaatgggcTTATTACCCCAGTCTTCGTAGCCCGAGCTGTCCAGGCTTACCCATGACGATAGTCCCCGAGCGGGGGTGGCCTTTGTAAATATTCAGTAGTTCTTAAGAGAAAAAAATATGTATctacaaggtagaaactttctttatTTCTGTGCAACATGTAAGATTACGAATGTGTACAAGTTTCATGTGTGTGGCTTAAGTGGTCTGTGtgggcacagttcatttgaccgtttggcccttacaacaaATCCCATCCACCAAGCCTAGACTTGTTTGAGtataaagtttccttccttgctaaaatcattacccgatGGTGATGGCCCATAATATTTGAGGCCGATCTTCGAGAGGGCTCGGATATTGTTGATGTAAACCTTGACTCTGATTCATAGTCGGTCTTAAATAATAAGTTAGCATGATCCATTATTACCTCGTTAAAACCCTTGCCACAAAAACCATTTAGGACAAAATCAGTTTAAGGGAAAAAGAATGCAACGCTTGCTTTCTAGCCTAATAGTTGCATCATTCCTTGGTCGTCACCTGCAAGTGTTAATCCAATCcataatatatttaaagaaagGTAATGAATGggttcgtaccttagcagtagtatcgttttaagtgggctatgttccagttgttcggtagccgCTCACTGTTTGCCAtttcgagtttgtacgatcctttgTCGGTGATCTCAATAATTCGATATGGGCCTTCCGAAGTTTGTCCCAATTTCCCTTCGTCCGGGTTTCGAGTATTTAGTGTCACCTTTCTTAACACTACGTCCCCAACGTTGAAGTATCGAAGGTTGGCTCTatgattgtaatatctttcgatccgttgcttttgggcggccaaccggatgaGGGCGGCCTCGCGCCTTTCGTCTAACAGTTCCAGGTTCGTActcatggcctcgtcgtttgaCTATTCGATCGCATATCAGACCCAGAGACtcggttctcctacttcgacTGGTATAAGAGCTACGACATTGTAGACCAACGAGAATAGAGTGGCTTtggtactggattttgaggtcTTACgatatgcccataagacttcgggccagatttttttccattttcctttggcattagtcaacctctttttgaggttttggagtatgattTTGTTCGTGGAATCTGCTTGCCCGTTTCCACTAGGGTAATAGGGTGTTGATAgcatccttttgattttgtggtcctCGAAAAACTTGCTCACTTTACTGTCaatgaactgcttcccattgtcgcacacgatctcgaaCGACATTTCGAattggcatattatgtggtcctatATGAAATTAATAACCtccttctccctgactttctcaaatgcttgggcttccacccacttagaaaaataatcagtcataaataagataaacTGAGCATTATCGGCCGCCCAATGCAGGGGACCAACGATGTCTATCCACCGTTTCATGAATGGTCAGGGcgacaaaaccgaatgcagcGGCTCcccgggctggtggatcatcggAACATGCCTCTGACACTCGTCGAATTAACGTACGAACTCCTTTGCttctttttccatatcgatccagcaGTAGCCGACTCTGATTATCTTCTGAACCAATGACTTGGTTCCCGAATGGTTCCTACATATGCCCTCGTGGACTTCCCTCAAAGCGTACTCGGCGTTTCCCAGCCCCTAATATATGGCAAGTGGGCCATCAAATGCTCTTCTGAATAAGGTACCGTATTCGAACAAGATGAACTGGGCCGCTTTCGTAAGCAAAGCTCTCGATTAATTAGGATCTGAGGGTAGTTTTACCCTATTCAGGTAATCTATATGTACTTGCTTCTCTAGtaccaggttaagcttgtagagtttatctcggcgtggcattcctccactaccgatttcataaGCTGTGCAACCATTCTCGAGTTGAATTCATCATCATTGACCGACAATCCCAAGTtagcaagagcatcggcctcgctgttttgatcccgaggtacatgttgtaaagtccatttcCTGAACCGATGTAGCGTTACATGTAGCTTATCCAGGTATCTTCGCACTTCGTTCCTCTTTGGCTTCGAACGTTCCATTGACTTGATTCACCACAAGGAGAGAATCGTAtttagcttcgaccacctcggtccccaggcttttagccaattcaagacctgcaatcatggcctcatattcggcctcatttttagtcaattttactattttaatagattgtctaactacattacccgtcggtggtttcaacacgatgccaagtctggacccctttgcgttcgaggaaTCATCCGTAAAAAGGGTACAAATTTCGGAAGAGTTCCCCGAGTTCAATATCAACTCCTTTTTGACCTTAGGAACTAGGGCCGACATGAAGTCGACCACAAAGTCCACTAAAATTTgcgatttgatggcggttcggtgtcgatattcgatatcgtactcGCTGATCTCCacagcctatttggccaatcgtcccgagagctcaggcttatgcattatgtttcttaggtggtaagtagtcacaacacatatggtATGGCATTGGAAATACAgctttagcttcctagaggcacttagcaaattgagcgccaatttttctaggtgagaatacctagtttcggcctcgccaggagttctgctaacataatagataggaaattgcgtaccttcctcttctcggactaggactccacttacatCTACCTCGAATACCTCTAGGTACAGATACAAAtgttcgtctgccttcggagtatgaagcaaagaCGGGATCAAGAGGTACTGCTTAAGGTCCTTCAAGGCCTGTTGGCACTCATGGGTCCAcaagaagttattcttcttctttaaaagTAAAAAGAACCAATGGCTCTTATCAAAGGACCTCGAGATAAATCGACCGAAAGCGACTATGCGACCGGTTAACCTTTGTACGACCTTGACACTATCCACAATAGTGATGTcctcgatggccttgatcttatcgggattaatcccaattccccggttggacaccatgaacccAAGGAATTTTTCGGACCCGAcaccgaatgcgcatttctccgagttcaacttcatgttgtactttttcaatatgttgaaggtttcatACTAATGTTTCAAAtgatcctctgctcgcagggacttaactaacatatcgtcaatgtaaatctccgtcgattttcctatttgttcttcgaacatccgatttactaagcg containing:
- the LOC104089410 gene encoding presenilin-like protein At1g08700 — encoded protein: MDGGSILETIGTEIIGVMSPVSICMFLVVLIVYSLSSISSSDQQVLRTAANLVYLESPTDTTSTKLEGALLNALVFVLLITLVTFLLVILYYYRFTNFLKYYIRFSAFFVLGSMGGSICLSLIQHFNIPIDSFTFVLLLFNFTIVGVISVFSQGVPILLNQMYMVALGIIVAAWFTKLPEWTTWVVLVALALYDLAAVLAPGGPLKILVELASSRDEELPALVYEARPNVGSRSGNRGPNLGLLLAGFSDGDSIELGVMSSGENVAQNGSENGEIGGVREVEIEGETSPLISDGHVANQEIRESSNESNRGRVMGREREREMEEEEERGRGIKLGLGDFVFYSVLVGRAAMYDLMTVYACYLAIISGLGCTLILLAVCRHALPALPISIALGVIFYFLTRLLMEPFVVGTSTNLLMF